From Kineosporia succinea, the proteins below share one genomic window:
- a CDS encoding beta-galactosidase, whose translation MSLVFGGDYNPEQWTRDTWLDDVRLMREAGVNLVTLGVFSWGLVETSDGVFDFGWLDDIVELLHENGVGINLATPTAAPPSWLHTAHPEILPFDADLYQQPPGGRNAWCPSSPVFRSYAVRVAGRLAMRYGQHPAVKLWHVGNELGGGNARCYCDVSADAFRRWLAERHGTVEAVNQAWGTAFWGHRFNDWSEILPPRGKHGAPNPGLFIDYERYSSDALMRAYLAEREVIQRFSDVPVTTNFMVGPGAQVVDYSRWAPHTDLVANDHYTLVDDPDRAIELACAGDRMRGMSAGRRPWLLMEHSTGGPSWQQRNRAKDPGEIARNALAHVARGSDGAMFFQWRASTAGAEQFHSAMLPHAGTRSRVWREVVELGGHLKALDEVAGSRVEPARAAMVVDDEAGWYLQHGLKPHRGLRYGRELRAWHKALWQRQVLLDLVRPDADLSGYDLVLVPTLIMVDDAVASRLAAVPQRGGTLVVTYLSGICDPTGRVRTGGYPGAFRDVLGVWADEFYPLQTEESVSLSDGGVVRDWTERVVVDDADVVLSYTSSSLAGGPAVTRRAVGAGAAWYVSAQLPGSSIEAVADRLIAETELARTVVAPAGLEAVRRIGDDAAYLFLINHRDEPVEVEAAGLDLLTDEKVGPATQIPAGGVRVVRTPRETEASTSGRA comes from the coding sequence ATGAGTCTCGTCTTCGGGGGCGACTACAACCCCGAGCAATGGACGCGTGACACCTGGCTCGACGACGTGCGCCTCATGCGGGAGGCCGGGGTCAACCTGGTCACCCTCGGCGTGTTCTCCTGGGGTCTGGTCGAGACCTCCGACGGGGTGTTCGATTTCGGGTGGCTCGACGACATCGTCGAGCTGCTGCACGAGAACGGCGTCGGCATCAACCTGGCGACGCCGACGGCGGCCCCACCCAGCTGGCTGCACACCGCGCACCCGGAGATCCTGCCGTTCGACGCCGATCTCTATCAGCAGCCGCCCGGTGGCCGTAACGCCTGGTGCCCCAGCTCACCCGTGTTCCGCTCCTACGCGGTGCGCGTCGCCGGGCGGCTGGCGATGCGGTACGGGCAGCACCCGGCCGTGAAGCTGTGGCACGTCGGCAACGAGCTCGGCGGCGGCAACGCGCGCTGTTACTGCGACGTCTCGGCCGACGCGTTCCGCCGGTGGCTGGCCGAACGGCACGGCACCGTCGAGGCGGTGAACCAGGCCTGGGGCACGGCCTTCTGGGGGCACCGGTTCAACGACTGGAGCGAGATCCTGCCGCCCCGGGGCAAGCACGGAGCGCCGAACCCGGGGTTGTTCATCGACTACGAGCGCTACTCCTCCGACGCGCTGATGCGGGCGTACCTCGCGGAACGTGAGGTGATCCAGCGGTTCTCGGACGTTCCGGTCACCACGAACTTCATGGTCGGCCCGGGGGCGCAGGTGGTCGACTACTCGCGCTGGGCGCCGCACACCGACCTCGTCGCGAACGACCACTACACGCTCGTCGACGACCCGGACCGCGCGATCGAGCTGGCCTGCGCGGGTGACCGGATGCGGGGGATGAGCGCCGGGCGCCGGCCGTGGCTGCTGATGGAGCACTCCACCGGCGGGCCGAGCTGGCAGCAGCGCAACCGGGCCAAGGATCCCGGCGAGATCGCCCGTAACGCCCTGGCGCACGTGGCGCGGGGGTCCGACGGCGCGATGTTCTTCCAGTGGCGGGCCTCCACGGCGGGGGCCGAGCAGTTCCACTCGGCCATGCTGCCGCACGCGGGCACCCGTTCGCGGGTCTGGCGGGAGGTCGTCGAGCTCGGCGGGCACCTGAAAGCCCTGGACGAGGTGGCCGGTTCGCGGGTCGAGCCGGCGCGGGCCGCGATGGTGGTCGACGACGAGGCCGGCTGGTACCTGCAGCACGGCCTGAAACCCCACCGGGGCCTGCGCTACGGGCGGGAGCTGCGGGCCTGGCACAAGGCGCTCTGGCAGCGGCAGGTACTGCTCGACCTGGTGCGTCCCGACGCCGATCTGTCCGGCTACGACCTGGTTCTCGTGCCCACCCTCATCATGGTGGACGACGCGGTCGCCTCCCGCCTCGCGGCGGTGCCGCAGCGGGGTGGCACGCTGGTCGTGACGTACCTCTCGGGGATCTGCGATCCCACCGGGCGGGTGCGCACGGGTGGCTACCCGGGAGCGTTCCGCGACGTGCTGGGCGTGTGGGCGGACGAGTTCTACCCGCTGCAGACCGAGGAGTCGGTGAGCCTCAGCGACGGTGGCGTGGTGCGGGACTGGACCGAGCGCGTGGTCGTGGACGACGCTGACGTGGTGCTCTCGTACACGAGCAGCTCCCTGGCCGGAGGCCCGGCGGTCACGCGGCGGGCGGTGGGCGCGGGGGCGGCGTGGTACGTCTCGGCGCAGCTGCCCGGGTCATCGATCGAAGCGGTCGCCGATCGCCTGATCGCCGAGACCGAGCTGGCCCGAACCGTGGTCGCGCCAGCGGGGCTGGAGGCGGTCCGGCGCATCGGCGACGACGCGGCCTACCTGTTCCTCATCAACCACCGCGACGAACCGGTGGAGGTCGAGGCGGCCGGCCTCGACCTGCTGACCGACGAGAAGGTCGGCCCGGCCACCCAGATTCCCGCCGGGGGCGTCCGCGTTGTCCGGACCCCGCGCGAGACCGAAGCCAGCACGTCCGGGAGGGCCTAG
- a CDS encoding ABC transporter ATP-binding protein: MTSVHVTDLTKDYPIRDGLRRRRHRAVDRVSFDLVPGRTVALVGESGSGKSTIAKLLTRLEKPTSGRIEVRLDDGTPAVGPLYRRHVQMVFQDPFASLNPFHSVAHHIARPLKLHGRPSGRDEVLAMLERVNLTPAEEMADRRPHELSGGQRQRVAIARALAPGAQVLVADEPVSMLDVSIRLGVLNLLGRLQRESRLAVLYITHDLATARHFSDDILVLHHGRVVERGPADAVILDPHHDYTKLLAASAPDPNRVGGVVRSQAPDRDSIDDSVCYDHRLGEWVPTGTQKAAA; encoded by the coding sequence ATGACCAGCGTGCACGTCACCGACCTGACCAAGGACTACCCGATCCGCGACGGCCTGCGCCGCCGGCGGCACCGGGCCGTCGACCGGGTGAGCTTCGACCTGGTGCCCGGCCGCACGGTGGCTCTGGTCGGGGAGTCCGGTTCGGGCAAGTCCACGATCGCGAAACTGCTGACCAGGCTCGAGAAACCGACATCGGGCCGGATCGAGGTCAGGCTCGACGACGGCACCCCGGCCGTCGGCCCGCTCTACCGGCGCCACGTGCAGATGGTGTTCCAGGACCCGTTCGCGTCGCTCAACCCGTTCCACTCGGTGGCCCATCACATCGCCCGGCCGCTGAAGCTGCACGGGCGTCCCTCGGGCCGCGACGAGGTGCTCGCCATGCTCGAGCGGGTCAACCTGACCCCGGCCGAGGAGATGGCCGACCGGCGCCCGCACGAGCTGTCGGGCGGTCAGCGCCAGCGGGTCGCCATCGCCCGCGCGCTGGCTCCCGGGGCCCAGGTGCTGGTGGCGGACGAACCGGTCTCGATGCTCGACGTGTCGATCCGGCTGGGCGTGCTGAACCTGCTCGGGCGCCTGCAGCGCGAGAGCCGGCTCGCCGTGCTGTACATCACCCACGACCTGGCCACGGCCCGCCACTTCTCCGACGACATCCTGGTGCTGCACCACGGCCGGGTCGTCGAGCGGGGGCCGGCCGACGCGGTGATCCTCGACCCGCACCACGACTACACGAAGCTGCTGGCCGCCTCGGCACCCGACCCCAACCGGGTCGGTGGCGTGGTGAGGTCGCAGGCGCCCGACCGGGACTCGATCGACGACTCCGTCTGCTACGACCACCGTCTCGGCGAATGGGTGCCGACCGGCACGCAGAAGGCGGCGGCATGA
- a CDS encoding ABC transporter ATP-binding protein, with protein MRSPVLTVENLTVVYETEQPVTAVRSASLQLGRGEILGLAGESGCGKTTLAYAVNRLHQPPARITGGSVVFHDRDGGDIDLLALKDEALRRFRWSQLSMVFQGAMNSLNPVRTIGYQLDDTLKAHAPEMSRAERRARSREVLERVGVDAVRLRSYPHELSGGMRQRTMIAMAMLLQPQIMIMDEPTTALDVVVQREILREIVRLRDELDFAVVFITHDLPLLLEIADRIAVMYRGEIVELDTAEQVHRAAKHPYTRKLLESFPSLTGDRGDFVRHGHGEERSA; from the coding sequence ATGAGGAGCCCGGTACTCACGGTCGAGAACCTGACCGTCGTCTACGAGACCGAACAGCCGGTCACCGCCGTGCGCTCGGCCTCCCTGCAGCTGGGCCGCGGCGAGATCCTCGGTCTGGCGGGGGAGTCCGGCTGCGGCAAGACCACGCTGGCCTACGCCGTCAACCGCCTGCACCAGCCGCCCGCCCGCATCACCGGGGGATCGGTGGTGTTCCACGACCGGGACGGCGGTGACATCGACCTGCTCGCCCTGAAGGACGAGGCGCTGCGCCGGTTCCGGTGGTCGCAGCTGTCGATGGTGTTCCAGGGCGCGATGAACTCGCTGAACCCGGTGCGCACGATCGGCTACCAGCTCGACGACACGCTGAAGGCCCACGCCCCGGAGATGTCGAGGGCCGAGCGCCGCGCGCGGTCCCGGGAGGTGCTCGAACGGGTCGGGGTCGACGCGGTGCGTCTGCGCTCGTACCCGCACGAGCTGTCGGGCGGCATGCGCCAGCGCACGATGATCGCCATGGCCATGCTGCTGCAGCCGCAGATCATGATCATGGACGAGCCGACCACCGCCCTCGACGTGGTGGTGCAGCGCGAGATCCTGCGCGAGATCGTGCGGCTGCGTGACGAACTCGACTTCGCGGTCGTCTTCATCACCCACGACCTGCCGCTGCTGCTCGAGATCGCCGACCGGATCGCGGTGATGTACCGCGGGGAGATCGTCGAGCTCGACACCGCCGAGCAGGTGCACCGGGCCGCGAAACACCCCTACACCCGCAAGCTCCTGGAGTCGTTCCCGAGCCTGACCGGGGACCGGGGCGACTTCGTGCGCCACGGACACGGGGAAGAGAGGTCAGCATGA
- a CDS encoding ABC transporter permease — protein sequence MTGWLALGLTLVGLIALFGAIGPFFAGDPDAINDIGLAGPTGTNLLGTTQTGQDVLSQLAFATRGSLQIGLLVGVMATVLSAFFGIYGAYLGGFADETFSLLSNVFLVIPGLPLVIVISGFVPPESRGLWTIALVLALTSWAASARVLRAQTLSVRNRDYVAAAQLSGERPWRVIAVEILPNLLPVLASQFVYAVIAAILGEAGLSFLGLGASNSSTLGTMLFYAQNGFALPLGAWWWFVPPGLMIALFGMGLSLINFSIDEIIDPRLRNARLARRRTARLRKVAR from the coding sequence ATGACCGGCTGGCTCGCACTGGGTCTCACCCTGGTCGGCCTCATCGCCCTGTTCGGCGCGATCGGCCCGTTCTTCGCCGGTGACCCCGACGCGATCAACGACATCGGCCTGGCCGGACCCACCGGCACGAACCTGCTCGGCACCACCCAGACCGGCCAGGACGTGCTCTCGCAACTGGCCTTCGCCACCCGCGGCTCGCTCCAGATCGGCCTGCTGGTCGGCGTGATGGCGACGGTCCTCTCGGCGTTCTTCGGCATCTACGGCGCCTACCTCGGTGGATTCGCCGACGAGACGTTCTCGTTGCTGTCCAACGTCTTCCTCGTCATCCCGGGTCTGCCGCTGGTCATCGTGATCTCCGGGTTCGTGCCGCCGGAGAGCCGGGGCCTGTGGACGATCGCCCTGGTGCTCGCCCTGACCAGCTGGGCCGCGTCCGCGAGAGTGCTCAGGGCGCAGACCCTCTCGGTGCGCAACCGCGACTACGTGGCCGCGGCGCAGCTGTCCGGCGAACGGCCGTGGCGGGTCATCGCGGTCGAGATCCTGCCGAACCTGCTGCCGGTGCTGGCCTCCCAGTTCGTCTACGCCGTGATCGCGGCCATCCTCGGTGAGGCCGGCCTGTCGTTCCTCGGTCTCGGGGCCTCGAACTCGTCCACCCTGGGCACGATGCTGTTCTACGCCCAGAACGGGTTCGCCCTGCCGCTGGGGGCCTGGTGGTGGTTCGTGCCGCCCGGCCTGATGATCGCCCTGTTCGGCATGGGCCTGTCGCTCATCAACTTCTCGATCGACGAGATCATCGACCCGCGGCTGAGGAACGCCCGGCTCGCCCGCAGGCGCACGGCCCGGCTGAGGAAGGTGGCCCGATGA